The DNA region CGGGTGCACGGTCGTGACCGAGGCCCCCGCGCGCGTGGCGGCGAAGAACGCCACCGGGAAGGCGACGGTGTTGGGGCTGTGCAGCGCCAGCACGTCGCCCTTGCGGACCCCGAGGTCGGCGAGCGCGGCGGCGATCCGCCGGTGGAACGTGTCGAGTTGGGCGTAGGTGAGGGTCATCCCGTCCACGCCGTCGATCAGCGCGGGTGTGTCGCCCCGGGAGGCGGCGCGGCCCAGCACCGCCTCGTGGATGGGTTCTTCGACGGCGGGGACGTCTTCGTACTCGCTGCGGAACACCATGGCGGGCCCTTTCCAGGAGCCGGAAGTTGTACGGGAGATAGTGCTAGTAGGACTTCGGCAGGCCCAGGGTCTGGTGCGAGACGTAGTTGAGGATCATCTCCCGGCTGACGGGCGCGATCCGGGCCACCCGGGACGCGGTGATGAGGGTCGCGAGGCCGAACTCACCGGTCAGGCCGTTGCCGCCGAGGGTGTGCACGGACTGGTCGACCGCTTTCACACAGGCTTCGGCGGCGGCGTACTTGGCCATGTTGGCGGCCTCTCCGGCTCCCGCGTCGTCCCCGGAGTCGTACAGGAAGGCCGCCTTCTGCATCATCAGACGGGCGAGTTCCAGGTCGATGTGGGCCTGCGCCAGGGGGTGCGCGATGGCCTGGTGGGCGCCGATCGGGTCCCGCCAGACGGTGCGTTCGCGGGCGTAGGTGACGGCCCTGGAGAGGGCGTAGCGGCCCATGCCGATCGCGAAGGCGGCGGTCATGATGCGCTCGGGGTTGAGGCCGGCGAAGAGCTGGAGCAGGCCCGCGTCCTCGTCTCCGACGAGTGCGTCGGCGGGCAGGCGTACGTCGTCGAGGGTCAGCTCGAACTGCTTCTCCGCGCCGTGCAGTTCCATGTCGATCTGCCGCCGCTCGAAGCCGGAGGCGTCGCGCGGGACGATGAACAGGCAGGGCTTGAGCTTGCCCGTACGGGCGTCCTCAGCGCGGCCGACGATGAGCGTGGCGTCCGCGATGTCCACGCCGGAGATGAAGACCTTGCGGCCCGTGAGGATCCAGTCGGTTCCGTCCCGGCGGGCCGTCGTGGTGATGCGGTGGCTGTTGGAGCCGGCGTCGGGTTCGGTGATGCCGAACGCCATGGTGCGGGTGCCGTCGGCCAGGGCCGGGAGCCAGTCCTGCTTTTGGTCCGCTGTTCCGAAGCGGGCGATCACGGTGCCGCAGATGGCCGGGGAGACGACCATCATGAGGAGGGGGCAGCCCGCGGCGCCCAACTCCTCCAGGACGATGGAGAGTTCGGCGATGCCGCCGCCTCCGCCGCCGTATGCCTCCGGCAGGTTGACGCCCAGGTAGCCCAGCTTGGCTGCCTCTGACCAGAGTTCGTCGGGGTGGGCGCCCGCGGCGATGACCTTGGTGAGGTATTCGCGGCCGTAGCGGGTGCCGAGGGCGGCTACGGCTGCTCGGAGGGCCTTGTGTTCGTCTGTTTCGAGGACCGTTGTCATTGGGGGCTCCTCAGGGGGAGGGGGTTCGTGGCGTTTGGAGGGTGCGGGTTCGTCGTGGCTGGGTGCGCAGTTCCCCGCGCCCCTAAAAGCAGCCGGTCCCGACGCCCCTAAAGAGGCGGCTCTTGCTGGACGACCGCCAACAATGCGCCCACCTCGACCTGCTGCCCCGGAGTCGCGTGCAGGGCCGTGAGTGTGCCTGTCGCCGGGGCTGTGATCTTGTGTTCCATCTTCATTGCCTCCAGCCAGATGAGGGGGTCTCCGGCCTGTACGGCGGAGCCGGTGGTCAGGCCGTCGGCGATTCGGGCGACCGTGCCGGGCATGGGGGCCAGGAGGGAGCCGGGGGCCTGCTGGGCGGTGGGGTCCGGGAAGCGGGGCAGGGCGGTGAGTGCGGTGGTGTTCACGTAGACGCGGTCGTCGTGGCGGGTGACGTCGAACTTCCGCCGTACGCCGTCGATTTCGAGTACGACGAGATCAGCGGTGGCGCTCAGCACGCGGACGCCGTCGGCCGTCAGGCCCTCGCGGGTGTGCCGGTAGTGGACCTCGTGTTCGCCGTCCGCCGAGGCGTAGCGCTTGGTCTGGGGCTGGGAGGGCAGGTTGCGCCAGCCGCCGAACCGGGAGCGGCCGTGGGCGTCCGCGAGGGCGGCGGCCAAGGGGGCGTACGGGTCCGGGTCGGCCGTGGTGAGGTCGGTCAGGTGGCGTTCGTAGAAGGCCGTGTCCATGCGGGCCGTCGTGAACTCCTCGTGGCGCAGGGAGCGTACGAGGAGGTCGCGGTTGGTGACGGGGCCGTGGATCGTGGCCCGCTCCAGGGCTCCGGCGAGCCGGCGGATCGCCTCCGCGCGCGTGGGGGCGTACGCGACGGCCTTGGCGAGCATGGCGTCGTAGTGGACGCCGATCGTGTCGCCGTCCTCGTAGCCGGTGTCCAGGCGGATGCCGGGTACGGAGAGGCGGTGCAGGGTGCCGGTCTGCGGGGCCCAGTTCTGGGCGGGGTCCTCGGCGTAGAGGCGGGCCTCGACGGCGTGGCCGGACGACTGCGGTGGTTCGCCGTCCAGCCGCGCTCCCTCGGCGACGCTCAGCTGCAGGGCGACCAGGTCGATGCCGAACACCGCTTCCGTCACCGGGTGTTCGACCTGGAGGCGGGTGTTCATCTCCAGGAAGTGGACGTCCTCCCCGGAGACCAGGAACTCGACGGTGCCCGCGCCCGCGTAGGTGATCGTGCGGGCGGCGGCCGTCGCCGCGGAGCGCAGGCGCCGTTCGACTCCGGGGGCGAGGGCCGGCGCGGGGGCCTCCTCGATCACCTTCTGGTGGCGGCGCTGGAGGGAGCAGTCGCGGGTGCCATAGGCCCACACGGTGCCGTGGGTGTCGGCGACGATCTGCACCTCGACATGGCGTCCGTGCTCGACGTACGGCTCGACGAAGACCGTGCCGTCCCCGAAGGCGCCCTGGGCCTCGGCCGACGCGGCCTCCAACTCGCTCTTGAGGTCGGCGAGTTCGCGGACGATCCGCATGCCCCGGCCGCCGCCGCCCGACGCCGCCTTCACGAGGACGGGCAGATCGGCCTCGGTCACCGTGTCGGGGTCCAGGGGAGCGAGCAGCGGCACCCCGGCGGCCGCCATCAGCTCCTTGGCGCGGGTCTTGGAGGCCATCGCCTCGATCGCCTCGGGCGGGGGGCCGATCCAGACCAGGCCCGCGTCGAGGACGGCCCGCGCGAAGTCGGCGTTCTCCGACAGGAAGCCGTATCCGGGGTGGACGGCCTCCGCTCCGGCCGTCAGGGCGGCCTTCACGATCAGCTCGCCGCGCAGATACGTCTCGGAGGGCGTCGAGCCCGGCAGGCGTACCGCGGTGTCGGCCACGCGCGTGTGGAGGGCGTTCTCGTCGGCGTCCGAGTAGACGGCGACAGTTCGGATGTCCAACTCACGGCAGGTGCGGAAGACGCGGCAGGCGATCTCGCCCCGGTTGGCGACCAGAAGACTCGAAATCATGGGACCTCTCACATCCGGAAGACGCCGAAGCCGCCGCGTGCGCCTTCGTAGGGCGCCGTGTGGATCGCGGACAGGCACAGGCCGAGGACGGTGCGGGTGTCGCGGGGGTCGATGACCCCGTCGTCGTACAGCCGCCCGGACAGGAACATCGGCAGGGACTCGGACTCGATCTGCTGCTCGACCATGGCGCGCAGGGCGGCGTCGGCGTCCTCGTCGTAGGGCTGCCCCTTCGCGGCGGCGGACTGCCGGGCGACGATCGACAGGACACCCGCGAGCTGCTGGGGGCCCATGACGGCGGATTTGGCGCTGGGCCAGGCGAACAGGAAGCGCGGGTCGTAGGCGCGGCCGCACATGCCGTAGTGGCCCGCTCCGTAGGAGGCGCCCATGAGCACGGAGAGGTGGGGTACGCGGCTGTTGCTCACCGCGTTGATCATCATCGCGCCGTGCTTGATGATGCCGCCCTGTTCGTACTCCTTGCCGACCATGTAGCCGGTGGTGTTGTGCAGGAAGAGGAGCGGGATGTCGCGCTGGTTGGCGAGCTGGATGAACTGGGCCGCCTTCTGGGACTCCTCGCTGAACAGCACGCCCTGGGCGTTGGCGAGGATGCCGACGGGGTAGCCGTGGAGCGTCGCCCAGCCCGTCGTGAGGCTCGTTCCGTAGAGGGGCTTGAACTCGTCGAAGTCGGAGGCGTCGACGAGGCGCGCGACGACCTCGCGGGGGTCGAAGGGGGTGCGCAGATCCCCGGGGACGATGCCGAGCAGTTCGTCCTCGTCGTACTTGGGCGGGGCGGCCGGGCCCGGATCTCCGTACGCCTTGCGGTGGTTGAGGCGGGCGACGACGCGCCGCGCCTGTCTGAGGGCGTCCTGCTCGTCGACGGCGAAGTAGTCGGCGAGGCCCGACACGCGCGCGTGCATCTCGGCGCCGCCCAGCGACTCGTCGTCGCTCTCCTCGCCGGTGGCCATCTTCACGAGCGGCGGGCCGCCGAGGAAGACCTTCGCCCGCTCCTTGACCATGATCACGTGGTCGGACATGCCGGGGATGTACGCGCCGCCCGCGGTGGAGTTCCCGAAGACGACGGCGACGGTCGGGATGCCGGCCGCCGAAAGCCGGGTGATGTCACGGAAGATGGCACCCCCGGGGATGAAGATCTCCTTCTGGGAGGGCAGGTCGGCGCCGCCGGACTCGACGAGGCTGATGCAGGGCAGGCGGTTGGCGAGCGCGATGTCGTTCGCCCTGAGGGCCTTCTTCAGGCTCCAGGGGTTGCTGGCGCCGCCGCGCACGGTCGGGTCGTTCGCCGTGATCAGGCACTCCACGCCCTCGACGACCCCGATGCCGGTGACGAGCGAGGCGCCGACCGTGTACTCGGGGGAGGCGCTCCCCCAGGCGGCGAGAGGCGACAGCTCCAAGAAGGGTGTGTCGGGGTCGAGGAGCAGCTCGATGCGCTCTCGGGCGAGCAGTTTGCCGCGCTTTCTGTGCCGGGCGACGTACTTCTCGCCGCCGCCCGCGAGGGCCTTCGCGTGCTCCGTGCCGAGCTCGGTGAGCTTGGCGAGCATGGCCTCGCGGTGGGCGGCGTAGTCCGGGGAGGCGGTGTCCAGCGCGGACGCCAGGACCGTCACAGCAGTACCTCCGGGATGTCGAGGTGGCGGGAGCGCAGCCATTCGCCGAGGGCCTTGGCCTGCGGATCGAAACGGTGCTGGGCCGCGACGCCCTCGCCGAGCACTCCCTCCACTACGAAGTTGAGGGCGCGCAGGTTCGGCAGGACATGGCGTACGACGGTCAAGCCGGCGGTTTCCGGAAGGAGTTCGCGGAACCGGTCGGTGGTGAGGGTGTGCGCCAGCCAGCGCCAGGCGTCGTCCGTGCAGGCCCAGACGCCGACGTTCGCGTTGCCCCCCTTGTCGCCGCTGCGGGCTCCGGCGACGAGGCCGAGGGGGGCACGGCGGGTCGGTCCCTGGAGTGGGGATCCGGGCAGCGGTTCCGGCAGCCGGGGTTCCTCCAGCGGCTCCAGTACGCGGGTGACCTGGGCCGGCATCACATGGATCCGGTGCCCGTCGTGGAGGACTGCCATATGGTCCACGTCGCCATGGGGGACGTACACATCCTCGAAGACCCCATAGGGCGCGCCCTTTCCAGGTGGCGCCAACACATGGAATCCGGGGTAGCTGCCGAGCGCCAGCTCGACGGCGGCTCCGCTGAGGGTCCGGCCGACCGTGTCCTGGTCGGGGTCGCGCACGACGAGCCGGAGGAGGGCGCTGGCCGTCTCCTCGGTGGGGGCGTCCGGGTGATCGGTGCGGGCGAGGTCCCAACGGACGTCGGCCGGGCGGGACTTGGCCGCCATGAGCGCGGTCTCCAGCTGGGCCCGTACGAGCGCGGCCTTCTTCTCGATGTCGAGCCCGGTCAGGACGAAGACGACCTCGTTGCGGAAGCCGCCGAGCCGGTTGAGCCCGACCTTGAGGGTGGGCGGCGGGGCCTCGCCGCGCACACCGTCGATCCGTACCCGGTCGGGGCCCTCCTGGGTGAGCCGGACCGAGTCGAGGCGCGCGGTGACGTCGGGGCCCGCGTACCGGGCGCCGGACGTCTCGTACAGGAGCTGGGCGGTGACCGTGCCGAGATCCACGACGCCGCCGGTGCCGTCGTGCTTGGTGATGACGCTCGTGCCGTCCTCGTGGATCTCGGCGACGGGGAAGCCCGGGTGGTGCAGGCGCTCCGGGGCGTGCTCGGCGAAGAAGGCGTAGTTGCCGCCGGTGGCCTGCGTGCCGCACTCCAGGACGTGCCCGGCGACGACGGCACCCGCGAGCCGGTCGTACTCCCCCACGCTCGACTGCGCTCGCGCGGGGGGACCCCCACCCGGTGCCCAGCCGAAGTGGGCGGCGGCCGGTCCCGTGACCAGGGCGGCGTCCGTGACGCGGCCGGTGACGACGATGTCCGCGCCCTCGCGGAGGCAGGTGGCGATGCCTTCGCCCCCGAGGTAGGCGTGCGCGGCGAGGCTCTTGGGGTGGCGTGCGGTGAGGTCGTCGCCCTCTACGTGCGCGACGCGCGCCGGGATGCCGAGCCGCTGGGCCAGCTCCCTCACGGCGTCGGCGAGTCCGGCCGGATTGAGGCCGCCGGCGTTGGCGACGATCCGTACGCCCTTCTCGTGCGCGAGCCCGAGGCACTCCTCCAACTGCCGCAGGAAGGTGCGCGCGTAGCCGCCGGACGGGTTCTTGAGGCGGTCGCGGCCGAGGATGAGCATGGTCAGTTCGGCGAGATAGTCGCCGGTCAGGACGTCCAGGGGTCCACCGGTGAGCATCTCCCGCATCGCGTCGAACCGGTCACCGTAGAAGCCGGAGGCGTTGCCGATGCGGAGAGGGTGGGGACGGGGACGGGCTTCAGGGGCGGGCGTCGATCCAGCGGTGGGGCCGGGCGGGACGTCGGGTGTCGATCCGGTCATGGGGTCGGTCATCCTGTGGCCCCCTTCGGTGCGCGGCCTGTTCCCGGCGGCCCCGCGAAGGCCTGCGCGATGTCGAGCCAGCGGTCGGCGTCGGCCCCTTGTGCCCGTACGGCGAGATCGGCGCGGTGGGCCCGCCGGGTGACGAGCAGGCAGAAGTCGAGGGCGGGGCCGGTGACGCGCTGGGCGGCGTCCTCGGGGCCGTACGTCCACAACGTGCCGTCGCCGGAGGGTGCCGTCAGCTCGACCCGGAACTCCTCCTCCGGCGCGCTCAGCCCCCGCACTCCGAAGGCGAAGTCCCGGGCCCGCACCCCGATGCGCGCCACATGCCGCAGCCGGTCGGTGGGTGGCCTCGTCACATGCAACGCGTCGGCGATGTCCTGGCCGTGGGCCCAGGTCTCCATGAGCCGGGCCGTCGCCATGGAGGCGGCGGACATGGGCGGCCCGTACCAGGGGAGGCGCACTCCTCTGGGTGTCGAACACAGCGCCTTGTGCAGGGCGTCGCGCCCGGCGCGCCACTCGGCGAGCAGCCGTGCGGGCGGCAGCCCGGCGCCTTCCTCGGCCCCCTCGTCGACGAAGCGGTCCGGGGCGGCGAGCGCCTTCTCGACCTCCGCCCCGAAGGCCGCCAGGTCGGTCGCCGCGAGCAGCGCCGACCGGTCGGTCCAGGCGAGATGCGCGATCTGATGGGCGACGGTCCAGCCCGCCGCCGGGGTCGCGAGCGCCCAGGCGTCCTCGCTCAACTCCCCCACCAGCCGGTCGAGTTCCTCGCTCTCGTCGCGCAGATCGTCGAACACGGGCGTCGGATCGGTCACGATGCGCTCCCCTCGGGCACGGCGGTGTGCGGCGCGGTGTGCAGGAGCATGGCAGTGGTCGCAGAAACAAGCAAGCGTGCTTGCATTATTGAAACCGGGATGGCGGACGGCACGCCTGGGCCGGGAGAACCCCATCGACTGGGGAGAAACCCGGACGACCAGGGAGAGACCCGCCGGCCGGCGGCGCCGGTGCCGTCTCGCCTCCGGGGCGGAGTCCAGCGGCGCTCGGGCCTCTCGCCGCCGGGGCGGCGTCTAGGAGTCCAGCCCCTTCGCCCTGCCCCGGCCCACCTGTGTCCGTACCGCCCCCATGCTCGCCGCGATGACGAGTGTGATCGCCAGGGCCTCCGTCATGGACAGGGTCTGGCTCAGGACCAGGAAGCCGGCGATCGAGGCGACGGCCGGTTCGAGGCTCATGAGGACGGCGAAGGTGGAGGCGGGCAGACGGCGGAGGGCGAGAAGTTCGAGTGTGTAGGGGAGCACGGAGGAGAGGACGGCGACGGCGGAGCCCAGCGCGATCGTGGTCGGGTCCAGCAGTTTCGTGCCGGACTCGACGAGGCCCAGGGGCAGGAACAGCACCGCCGCGACCGCCATGGCGAGCGCCAGCCCGTCGGCCTGCGGGAAGCGCCGCCCCGTACGGGCGCTGAAGAGGATGTACGCGGCCCACATGGCGCCGGCCGACAGGGCGAACGCGACACCGACCGGGTCGAGGCTGTCGAAGCCTCCGCCGCCGAGGAGGAAGACGCCGCCGAGGGCGAGGCCGGCCCAGACGAAGTTGAGGGCGCGACGGGAGGCCACCACCGAGAGCACGAGGGGGCCGAGCACCTCCAGCGTAACGGCGGGGCCGAGCGGGATGCGGGCGACCGACTGGTAGAAGAGGCCGTTCATCGCGGCCATCGTGATGCCGAAGACGACGACGGTGCCCCAGTCGACGCGCGAGTGCCCGCGCAGTTTGGGGCGGCAGACCACGAGCATCACGATCGCGGCGACCACGAGGCGGAGCGTGACGACACCGAGCGCTCCGGTGCGCGGCATCAGGGTCACGGCGAGGGCGCCGCCGAACTGGACGGAGATGCCTCCGGCGAGCACGAGCCCCACGGGGCCGAGGGCCCGGATCCCCCGCGGGCCGCCCGCCGGGCCGGCCGTCGGGCCGGTCCCGGGGCCGGCTCCCGGGTCGGACACGGGGGACGGGCCGGCGACGGCGGCCGCGGGGTCGGCGACCGACGGGGACCGGTCAGCGCTGGGGATGTTCACGGGGCCGTCCAGGAAGTTCGGGTCGAGAGCTGTTGTACGTTGCAGTGCATCGTGGTGGACTTGCCGGTCCAGGGTAATGGACTCGGTCAGGGCTGTACAACAGTTTTGCAGCTTACGCTGCGGTGAAATGTCGGCCGGCCGGGTGCGGGTTCGTTGTGGCTGGTCGCTCCCCCGCTCTCGGCTCCGCTCGACCGGGAGGGGCCCCCATCGCGGCGGAGCCGCAAATGTCACAGCCGCGCGCCCCTCAGCCGTCCAGACCCTCCGCCAGCACCTCGGCCAGGTGTCTGCCCTTCCGGTCTCCGAGCTGTTCGAGTTGGGTGCGGCACGAGAAGCCGTCCGCCAGGACCACCGGTTCCTCCCCCGCCGCCCGAACCGCCGGCAGCAGTTGTTCCTCCGCGCAGGCCACCGACACTTCGTGGTGCCCCTTCTCGAAGCCGAAGTTGCCTGCCAGGCCGCAGCAGCCGCCGGAGAGTTCACCGGTCAGGCCCGCTGCCGTGCGCAGGCGGCGGTCGGGAGCGTCGCCGAGGATCGCGTGCTGGTGGCAGTGGGTCTGGCCCACGACCGGACGGTCCAGGCGGGGCGGGGTCCAGTGCGGGTCGGCGTGGCGCTCCAGCGCCTCCGCGAAGGTCACGACCGCCGACGCCAGGATGTGGGCGCGCGGATCGTCGGGCAGCAGCTCGGGCAGATCCGTGCGCAGGGCGGCGGCGCAGCTGGGTTCGAGGACGACGACGGGCGGGGGCTCCCCGGGGATGGACGGATCCCCGAGCGGATACAGCAGGTCGAGGGTGCGGCGCATCACCTTGCGGGCGCGGTCCAGCTGGCCCGTCGAGACGTAGGTCAGGCCGCAGCAGACCCGGCCGCGGGGAACCGGGCGCGGAACGGTCCACGAGTCCGGGCCTGGGTCCGCCCCCGGGTCCGCCGCTGGGTCCGCCGGCGGCTGACCCGCCGGGTCCGGGCCGGTCGGCGCTCCGTCGCCCGGTGTCCCGCCCGGTGGTGGCCGCAATCCCATGGTCGGCCTCCGCCGAAGCCGGCTGCTCACGGCCGGCACCCGCGGAAGCCCCTTGTCCATCGGCGGCCACGGCAGCACTCTCATCCCCGCCGCCTCCAGGACCCGCGTGGCCGCCTTTCCTACGGACGGCGACAGATACTCGGTGAAGGTGTCCGGCCAGAGGATGACCAGCTTGGGCGGGTCGCCGTCCGTGTACTCGACGCACTCGTCGTACTCCACGCCCGCGCGCATTGCCGACCGTGCCTGCGCCCTGGCCCTGCGGCCCCACCACCGGGTGAACGTCTCCCCCGCCACCCGCGGAATCCTCCGCTCGGGCGCGATCCCGCCCAGCCGCTTGGCGAGTGCCTCCAACGGGCGTACGGAGGTGAGGGCGTTGACCAGCCGTGCCGTACGCGAACGGTCCACCATCCGCAGCCAGACCGGCAGCCACCCCATCGCATAGTGGGCCGCGGGCCGCCGACGGCCTTCGTAGTGGTGGTGCAGGAACTCCGCCTTGTACGTGGCCATGTCGACGCCGACCGGGCAGTCGGAGCGGCAGCCCTTGCAGGACAGGCACAGGTCCAGTGCGTCGCGGACCTCCGTGGACGCCCAGCCGTCGGTGACGATCTCGCCCGCGAGCATCTCGTGCAGCAGCCGGGCACGCCCGCGTGTGGAGTGCTCCTCCTCGCCGGTCGCGCGGAAGGAGGGGCACATGACGCCGGAGCCCGGACCGGCCGTCTCCGTGCGGCACTTGGCGACGC from Streptomyces sp. NBC_00258 includes:
- a CDS encoding acetyl/propionyl/methylcrotonyl-CoA carboxylase subunit alpha encodes the protein MISSLLVANRGEIACRVFRTCRELDIRTVAVYSDADENALHTRVADTAVRLPGSTPSETYLRGELIVKAALTAGAEAVHPGYGFLSENADFARAVLDAGLVWIGPPPEAIEAMASKTRAKELMAAAGVPLLAPLDPDTVTEADLPVLVKAASGGGGRGMRIVRELADLKSELEAASAEAQGAFGDGTVFVEPYVEHGRHVEVQIVADTHGTVWAYGTRDCSLQRRHQKVIEEAPAPALAPGVERRLRSAATAAARTITYAGAGTVEFLVSGEDVHFLEMNTRLQVEHPVTEAVFGIDLVALQLSVAEGARLDGEPPQSSGHAVEARLYAEDPAQNWAPQTGTLHRLSVPGIRLDTGYEDGDTIGVHYDAMLAKAVAYAPTRAEAIRRLAGALERATIHGPVTNRDLLVRSLRHEEFTTARMDTAFYERHLTDLTTADPDPYAPLAAALADAHGRSRFGGWRNLPSQPQTKRYASADGEHEVHYRHTREGLTADGVRVLSATADLVVLEIDGVRRKFDVTRHDDRVYVNTTALTALPRFPDPTAQQAPGSLLAPMPGTVARIADGLTTGSAVQAGDPLIWLEAMKMEHKITAPATGTLTALHATPGQQVEVGALLAVVQQEPPL
- a CDS encoding acyl-CoA carboxylase subunit beta, with product MTVLASALDTASPDYAAHREAMLAKLTELGTEHAKALAGGGEKYVARHRKRGKLLARERIELLLDPDTPFLELSPLAAWGSASPEYTVGASLVTGIGVVEGVECLITANDPTVRGGASNPWSLKKALRANDIALANRLPCISLVESGGADLPSQKEIFIPGGAIFRDITRLSAAGIPTVAVVFGNSTAGGAYIPGMSDHVIMVKERAKVFLGGPPLVKMATGEESDDESLGGAEMHARVSGLADYFAVDEQDALRQARRVVARLNHRKAYGDPGPAAPPKYDEDELLGIVPGDLRTPFDPREVVARLVDASDFDEFKPLYGTSLTTGWATLHGYPVGILANAQGVLFSEESQKAAQFIQLANQRDIPLLFLHNTTGYMVGKEYEQGGIIKHGAMMINAVSNSRVPHLSVLMGASYGAGHYGMCGRAYDPRFLFAWPSAKSAVMGPQQLAGVLSIVARQSAAAKGQPYDEDADAALRAMVEQQIESESLPMFLSGRLYDDGVIDPRDTRTVLGLCLSAIHTAPYEGARGGFGVFRM
- a CDS encoding EamA family transporter, yielding MSDPGAGPGTGPTAGPAGGPRGIRALGPVGLVLAGGISVQFGGALAVTLMPRTGALGVVTLRLVVAAIVMLVVCRPKLRGHSRVDWGTVVVFGITMAAMNGLFYQSVARIPLGPAVTLEVLGPLVLSVVASRRALNFVWAGLALGGVFLLGGGGFDSLDPVGVAFALSAGAMWAAYILFSARTGRRFPQADGLALAMAVAAVLFLPLGLVESGTKLLDPTTIALGSAVAVLSSVLPYTLELLALRRLPASTFAVLMSLEPAVASIAGFLVLSQTLSMTEALAITLVIAASMGAVRTQVGRGRAKGLDS
- a CDS encoding acyclic terpene utilization AtuA family protein, encoding MREMLTGGPLDVLTGDYLAELTMLILGRDRLKNPSGGYARTFLRQLEECLGLAHEKGVRIVANAGGLNPAGLADAVRELAQRLGIPARVAHVEGDDLTARHPKSLAAHAYLGGEGIATCLREGADIVVTGRVTDAALVTGPAAAHFGWAPGGGPPARAQSSVGEYDRLAGAVVAGHVLECGTQATGGNYAFFAEHAPERLHHPGFPVAEIHEDGTSVITKHDGTGGVVDLGTVTAQLLYETSGARYAGPDVTARLDSVRLTQEGPDRVRIDGVRGEAPPPTLKVGLNRLGGFRNEVVFVLTGLDIEKKAALVRAQLETALMAAKSRPADVRWDLARTDHPDAPTEETASALLRLVVRDPDQDTVGRTLSGAAVELALGSYPGFHVLAPPGKGAPYGVFEDVYVPHGDVDHMAVLHDGHRIHVMPAQVTRVLEPLEEPRLPEPLPGSPLQGPTRRAPLGLVAGARSGDKGGNANVGVWACTDDAWRWLAHTLTTDRFRELLPETAGLTVVRHVLPNLRALNFVVEGVLGEGVAAQHRFDPQAKALGEWLRSRHLDIPEVLL
- a CDS encoding acyl-CoA dehydrogenase family protein; this encodes MTTVLETDEHKALRAAVAALGTRYGREYLTKVIAAGAHPDELWSEAAKLGYLGVNLPEAYGGGGGGIAELSIVLEELGAAGCPLLMMVVSPAICGTVIARFGTADQKQDWLPALADGTRTMAFGITEPDAGSNSHRITTTARRDGTDWILTGRKVFISGVDIADATLIVGRAEDARTGKLKPCLFIVPRDASGFERRQIDMELHGAEKQFELTLDDVRLPADALVGDEDAGLLQLFAGLNPERIMTAAFAIGMGRYALSRAVTYARERTVWRDPIGAHQAIAHPLAQAHIDLELARLMMQKAAFLYDSGDDAGAGEAANMAKYAAAEACVKAVDQSVHTLGGNGLTGEFGLATLITASRVARIAPVSREMILNYVSHQTLGLPKSY
- a CDS encoding TIGR03084 family metal-binding protein, coding for MTDPTPVFDDLRDESEELDRLVGELSEDAWALATPAAGWTVAHQIAHLAWTDRSALLAATDLAAFGAEVEKALAAPDRFVDEGAEEGAGLPPARLLAEWRAGRDALHKALCSTPRGVRLPWYGPPMSAASMATARLMETWAHGQDIADALHVTRPPTDRLRHVARIGVRARDFAFGVRGLSAPEEEFRVELTAPSGDGTLWTYGPEDAAQRVTGPALDFCLLVTRRAHRADLAVRAQGADADRWLDIAQAFAGPPGTGRAPKGATG